A single Callithrix jacchus isolate 240 chromosome 4, calJac240_pri, whole genome shotgun sequence DNA region contains:
- the CPNE5 gene encoding copine-5 isoform X6 — translation MKNTLNPVWQTFSIPVRALCNGDYDRTIKVEVYDWDRDGSHDFIGEFTTSYRELARGQSQFNIYEVVNPKKKMKKKKYVNSGTVTLLSFAVESECTFLDYIKGGTQINFTVAIDFTASNGNPSQSTSLHYMSPYQLNAYALALTAVGEIIQHYDSDKMFPALGFGAKLPPDGRVSHEFPLNGNQENPSCCGIDGILEAYHRSLRTVQLYGPTNFAPVVTHVARNAAAVQDGSQYSVLLIITDGVISDMAQTKEAIVNAAKLPMSIIIVGVGQAEFDAMVELDGDDVRISSRGKLAERDIVQFVPFRDYVDRTGNHVLSMARLARDVLAEIPDQLVSYMKAQGIRPRPPPAAPTHSPTQSPARTPPASPLHTHI, via the exons GACCATCAAGGTGGAGGTGTACGACTGGGATCGGGACGGCAG CCATGACTTCATTGGAGAGTTCACCACTAGTTACCGGGAGCTGGCCCGTGGGCAGAGCCAATTCAACATCTATGAG GTGGTAAACccgaaaaagaaaatgaagaaaaagaaatacgtGAATTCTGGCACA GTCACCCTGCTTTCCTTTGCTGTGGAGTCAGAATGCACCTTCCTTGACTACATCAAAGGAGG GACCCAGATCAACTTCACTGTGGCCATTGATTTCACCGCTTCCAATG GGAACCCCTCGCAGTCCACGTCCCTGCACTACATGAGCCCCTACCAGCTGAATGCCTACGCTCTGGCGCTCACCGCCGTCGGAGAGATCATCCAGCACTATGACAGTGACAAGATGTTCCCGGCCCTGGGCTTCGGGGCCAAGCTGCCCCCGGATGGCAGGGTGTCCCACGAGTTCCCGCTG AATGGCAACCAGGAGAACCCCTCGTGCTGTGGCATTGATGGCATCCTGGAGGCCTACCACCGCAGCCTGCGCACTGTGCAGCTCTACGGCCCCACCAACTTCGCCCCCGTGGTCACCCACGTGGCCAG GAATGCGGCGGCGGTGCAGGACGGCTCCCAGTACTCCGTGCTGCTCATCATCACCGACGGGGTCATCTCGGACATGGCGCAGACCAAGGAGGCCATAGTCAAC gctgccaAGCTCCCCATGTCCATCATTATCGTCGGCGTGGGCCAGGCAGAGTTTGATG CCATGGTGGAACTGGATGGTGACGACGTGCGGATCTCCTCCCGGGGGAAGCTGGCTGAACGCGACATTGTCCAG TTTGTGCCCTTCCGGGACTACGTGGACCGCACAGGCAACCACGTGCTGAGCATGGCCCGCCTGGCCCGAGACGTGCTAGCAGAGATCCCCGACCAGCTGGTGTCCTACATGAAGGCACAGGGCATCCGCCCTCGCCCCCCACCTGCTGCACCAACCCACTCACCCACACAGTCCCCAGCCCGCACGCCCCCTGCTTCccctctgcacacacacatctga
- the LOC100894287 gene encoding galanin receptor type 1-like: MQPNAAFITQLTAAPERLLLLIFAGVCGLVLLVGLAANGLMLLAVGQGPGTPPHPLYALTHSLMMNITLCDLLFVACVVPVLLLSYWWLGPAICTISQATNTATMFCTFYSMVAMALLCHMAVARPDVAFPAGWVTCLLLCGAMWALTASLPNWLFQRVAVEKETAGGPETWACLLLLSPSGTSCYFSLLGALAFLPCMLGLGCSFSHVGWLLWTQPRGPVGESIQEHQENTGLILVVLVVFVLMWGPCSVLGYVATMDHLPASPAAFVASSLCTILAYSNRTISPILCFYLSCPFQARLRDLFCRLMIARHPRGVGVVASVMATVQPGQTGPQEACGAWDGGV, encoded by the coding sequence ATGCAGCCAAATGCCGCATTCATCACCCAGCTCACAGCCGCACCTGAGCGACTGCTCCTACTCATCTTTGCTGGGGTCTGTGGCCTTGTCCTACTGGTGGGGCTGGCAGCTAATGGGCTCATGCTGCTGGCAGTGGGCCAGGGCCCAGGCACCCCCCCCCACCCACTCTACGCCCTGACCCACAGCCTCATGATGAACATCACACTATGTGATCTGCTCTTCGTGGCCTGCGTGGTGCCCGTGCTGCTACTGAGCTACTGGTGGCTGGGTCCTGCCATCTGTACCATTAGCCAGGCCACCAACACAGCCACCATGTTCTGCACCTTCTACAGCATGGTGGCCATGGCTCTTCTGTGCCACATGGCTGTTGCCCGGCCTGACGTGGCCTTCCCAGCTGGCTGGGTCACCTGCTTGCTGCTCTGTGGGGCCATGTGGGCCCTTACTGCATCCCTGCCCAACTGGCTCTTCCAGCGGGTGGCAGTGGAGAAGGAGACAGCGGGGGGTCCTGAGACCTGGGCCTGCCTCTTGCTCCTGAGCCCTTCTGGGACCTCCTGCTACTTCAGCCTGCTGGGAGCCCTGGCCTTCCTGCCGTGCATGCTAGGGCTGGGCTGCTCTTTCAGCCACGTGGGCTGGCTCCTGTGGACACAGCCCCGAGGCCCTGTGGGGGAGAGCATCCAGGAGCACCAAGAGAACACAGGGCTCATCCTTGTGGTGCTGGTGGTTTTTGTGCTGATGTGGGGGCCCTGCTCCGTGCTGGGCTATGTGGCAACCATGGACCACCTGCCTGCCTCACCAGCTGCCTTTGTGGCCTCCAGCCTCTGCACCATCCTGGCCTACTCCAATCGAACTATCAGCCCTATCCTCTGCTTCTACCTCTCCTGCCCCTTCCAGGCACGACTCAGGGATCTCTTCTGCAGGCTGATGATAGCCAGGCATCCCAGAGGTGTGGGAGTGGTGGCCTCAGTGATGGCAACTGTCCAGCCTGGCCAGACAGGGCCCCAGGAGGCCTGTGGGGCCTGGGATGGGGGGGTCTAA